The following coding sequences are from one Deinococcus apachensis DSM 19763 window:
- a CDS encoding flavin monoamine oxidase family protein has translation MTTTRAGDVIVVGAGLAGLTAARRLSQAGRRVRVLEARDRVGGRTQTVRLPITGVSVDLGGQWVGPNQPHVMGLIRELGLEVFPTHDEGHNLAHLLGQTLRYRGLIPPLPPHVLADYALLSGRFEALARRIPKDAPWTARKAESLDAQTFDTWITRNARTPQTRALMRLYAEAVFSADAAEISLLHALAYTAHGGGVNGHTLTRGHALQDRVLGGAQSIAQRLADGLDDVWLNSPVTRVEQDGAGVTLHTPDGPHRAGSAILAVPPALLSGVPFEPPLPPRRAQLQQRLPMGAVVKFLAVYGRPFWREEGLSGMAISDRGPVTITFDNSPPQGTPGVLLGFIEGRDARALMGVSVEERREAALASIARLFGSRALHPLETAERDWTAEPHSGGCYGALFGPGVWTGYGEALREPVGRLHWAGAETARVWMNYMDGAVESGERAAAEVLGRTSAQEVSLPA, from the coding sequence ATGACCACAACCAGGGCGGGAGACGTGATCGTCGTCGGTGCTGGACTCGCGGGGCTGACCGCGGCGAGGCGGCTCTCACAGGCGGGGCGGCGGGTGCGGGTGCTGGAGGCGCGGGACCGGGTGGGTGGGCGCACCCAGACAGTTCGCCTTCCGATCACGGGCGTGAGCGTGGATCTGGGTGGGCAATGGGTGGGGCCAAACCAGCCGCACGTCATGGGCCTGATCCGCGAACTCGGGCTCGAGGTCTTTCCAACCCATGACGAGGGCCACAACCTCGCGCACCTGCTGGGGCAGACGCTGCGCTACCGGGGCCTGATCCCGCCGCTTCCGCCGCACGTGCTCGCCGACTACGCGCTGCTCTCCGGGCGGTTCGAGGCGTTGGCCCGGCGTATTCCAAAAGATGCTCCCTGGACCGCCCGGAAGGCGGAGTCGCTCGACGCGCAGACCTTCGACACCTGGATCACCCGCAATGCCCGCACCCCCCAGACGCGCGCCTTGATGCGGCTCTACGCCGAGGCGGTGTTCAGCGCGGACGCCGCCGAGATCAGCCTGCTGCACGCGCTGGCGTACACCGCGCACGGTGGAGGCGTCAACGGCCACACCCTCACCCGCGGGCACGCCCTGCAGGACCGGGTGCTGGGCGGGGCGCAGTCCATCGCGCAGCGGCTGGCGGACGGGCTGGACGACGTGTGGCTGAACAGCCCCGTCACCCGGGTCGAGCAGGACGGGGCGGGGGTCACGCTCCACACGCCGGACGGTCCACACCGCGCCGGGTCCGCCATCCTCGCCGTCCCCCCGGCCCTGCTCTCCGGTGTTCCCTTCGAGCCTCCGCTGCCCCCCCGACGGGCACAGCTTCAGCAAAGGCTGCCCATGGGCGCGGTGGTCAAGTTCCTGGCGGTGTACGGGCGCCCCTTCTGGAGAGAGGAGGGCCTGAGCGGCATGGCGATCAGCGACCGGGGTCCCGTGACCATCACCTTCGACAACAGCCCCCCGCAGGGCACGCCGGGTGTGCTGCTGGGCTTTATCGAGGGGCGTGACGCCCGGGCGCTGATGGGAGTCAGTGTTGAGGAGCGCCGTGAGGCCGCCCTCGCCAGCATCGCCCGGCTCTTCGGCTCGCGGGCCCTGCACCCGTTGGAGACCGCTGAGCGTGACTGGACCGCCGAGCCCCACAGCGGCGGTTGTTACGGTGCGCTCTTCGGCCCCGGCGTGTGGACCGGCTACGGCGAGGCGCTCCGCGAACCCGTGGGCCGCCTGCACTGGGCAGGAGCGGAGACGGCCCGTGTGTGGATGAACTACATGGACGGCGCCGTCGAGAGCGGCGAGCGCGCGGCGGCCGAGGTGCTGGGGCGGACGAGCGCCCAAGAGGTCAGCCTGCCCGCCTGA
- a CDS encoding alpha/beta fold hydrolase gives MITETSLKLGDDRTLHVYDTAAEGADERLAVFWHHGTPNIGAPPEPLFATAAELGLRWVSYDRPGYGGSTARPGRDVACAAADVASIADALGIGQFAVMGHSGGGPHALACGALLPERVLAVVSVAGLAPYGMPGLDWFGGMTPSGIASLRAAAEGRDAKERYEASNPEFDPEMFTPADHAALSGRWSWLNSVVGPAMEGGPGGPIADDLAYVAPWGFDPGQMTRPVLLLHGEQDRVVPCSHSRWLARHCPPAELRLSAGDGHISILNSGAAALNWLREHAGAG, from the coding sequence ATGATCACGGAGACGAGTCTGAAGCTGGGCGACGACCGCACGCTTCATGTCTATGACACGGCGGCGGAAGGAGCGGATGAACGACTCGCCGTGTTCTGGCACCACGGGACGCCAAACATCGGTGCTCCTCCCGAACCTCTCTTCGCTACTGCCGCCGAGCTCGGCCTTCGCTGGGTGTCGTATGACCGGCCCGGCTACGGCGGCTCCACCGCCCGACCCGGCAGGGACGTGGCCTGCGCCGCCGCGGATGTCGCCAGCATCGCCGACGCGCTGGGTATTGGGCAGTTCGCCGTGATGGGCCATTCGGGCGGTGGTCCGCACGCCCTGGCCTGCGGGGCGCTGCTGCCCGAACGGGTTCTGGCCGTGGTGAGTGTGGCCGGGCTCGCCCCTTACGGTATGCCGGGGCTGGACTGGTTCGGGGGCATGACTCCATCCGGCATCGCCTCCCTCCGTGCCGCTGCCGAGGGCCGGGACGCCAAGGAGCGCTACGAGGCATCGAATCCCGAGTTCGACCCGGAGATGTTCACCCCGGCGGATCACGCGGCCCTCTCGGGGAGATGGTCCTGGCTGAACAGCGTCGTCGGCCCAGCGATGGAAGGCGGGCCGGGCGGGCCGATCGCCGACGACCTGGCCTACGTCGCCCCGTGGGGCTTCGATCCCGGGCAGATGACCCGGCCGGTTCTCCTGCTGCATGGCGAACAGGACCGGGTGGTGCCCTGTTCGCACAGCCGGTGGCTCGCCCGCCACTGTCCCCCGGCTGAGCTGCGGCTCAGCGCGGGCGACGGGCACATCTCCATCCTGAACTCCGGCGCGGCGGCCCTGAACTGGCTCCGGGAGCACGCTGGTGCAGGTTGA
- a CDS encoding acetyl-CoA carboxylase carboxyltransferase subunit alpha — MTTDTLSKLEAQVRDLEATARETGEDLGAALTPLRAEVQRLRAERSANLSRWDRVGLARTPGRPTALDYIERLCTDFTELHGDRAYGDDPALIGGPARWLGTPVMLLMQQKGRDTKGKIKRRFGSANPEGYRKAVRLMDLADRFGLPVVSLIDTQGAYPGIEAEERGQGWAIAESIQRMVRLRVPAVCAVIGEGGSGGALAIGVGNRVLIQENAWYSVISPEGAASIIWKDAAKAPEAAEALKLTAPDLLELGIVEEVIPEPVGGAHRDPDAAAQALGEAVSRHLADLMGLDGEALRAGRAARFRALGAYTES, encoded by the coding sequence TTGACCACCGACACCCTGAGTAAGCTTGAGGCCCAGGTGCGCGACCTGGAGGCGACCGCCCGCGAAACCGGGGAGGACCTGGGCGCGGCCCTCACCCCCCTGCGCGCGGAGGTCCAGAGGCTGCGCGCCGAGCGGAGCGCCAACCTCTCGCGCTGGGACCGGGTGGGGCTCGCCCGCACGCCGGGGCGGCCCACCGCGCTCGACTACATTGAGCGGCTGTGCACCGACTTCACCGAGCTGCACGGCGACCGCGCCTATGGCGACGACCCCGCCCTGATCGGCGGCCCCGCGCGCTGGCTGGGCACGCCCGTCATGCTCCTGATGCAGCAGAAGGGCCGCGACACCAAGGGCAAGATCAAGCGCCGCTTCGGCTCGGCCAACCCCGAGGGCTACCGCAAGGCCGTGCGCCTGATGGACCTCGCCGACCGCTTCGGGCTGCCCGTCGTGTCGCTGATCGACACCCAGGGTGCCTACCCCGGCATCGAGGCCGAGGAGCGCGGCCAGGGCTGGGCCATCGCCGAGAGCATCCAGCGAATGGTGCGCCTCCGGGTGCCCGCCGTCTGCGCCGTGATCGGCGAGGGTGGCTCGGGCGGCGCGCTCGCCATCGGGGTGGGAAACCGGGTGCTGATTCAGGAGAACGCCTGGTACTCGGTGATCTCGCCCGAGGGCGCCGCCTCCATCATCTGGAAGGACGCGGCCAAGGCCCCCGAGGCCGCCGAGGCCCTGAAACTCACCGCCCCCGACCTGCTGGAGTTGGGCATCGTGGAGGAGGTGATTCCCGAGCCGGTGGGCGGCGCGCACCGCGATCCCGACGCGGCGGCCCAGGCCCTCGGCGAGGCCGTCAGCCGCCACCTCGCCGACCTCATGGGGCTGGACGGGGAGGCGCTGCGGGCGGGTCGGGCCGCCCGATTCCGGGCGCTGGGAGCCTATACGGAGAGTTGA
- the accD gene encoding acetyl-CoA carboxylase, carboxyltransferase subunit beta, with product MALDRFFRRRRPQPQGTGELPDLWTQCPQCKAGLYNRELEANSFVCPRCGHHFRLDARQRLAVLLDEGTFQQRSGRVHPTDPLGFRDTESYPERLARAQAKTGQPDAILTGTGTIGGIPVTVAVMDFAFSGGSMGSVVGEEIARAAEYAAREDTPLVLVAASGGARMQESALSLMQMAKTTVALEELTARGLPYVTILTDPTTGGVTASFATIADVIMAEPGALIGFAGPRVIQQTIRQHLPEGFQRAEFLLEHGMVDDVVDRREHRAYLTRLLGVLTRREVGA from the coding sequence ATGGCGCTCGACCGTTTTTTCCGCAGGCGCCGCCCCCAGCCGCAGGGCACGGGCGAGCTGCCGGACCTGTGGACCCAGTGCCCCCAGTGCAAGGCGGGGCTGTATAACCGTGAACTTGAGGCGAACAGCTTCGTCTGCCCCCGCTGCGGGCACCACTTTCGCCTGGATGCCCGCCAGCGCCTGGCCGTGCTGCTCGACGAGGGCACCTTTCAGCAGCGCTCGGGCCGCGTCCACCCCACCGACCCGCTGGGCTTCCGTGACACCGAGTCCTACCCGGAGCGGCTGGCCCGCGCCCAGGCAAAGACCGGCCAGCCCGACGCGATTCTGACCGGCACCGGGACCATCGGCGGCATCCCCGTCACCGTCGCCGTGATGGACTTCGCCTTCAGTGGCGGCAGCATGGGCAGCGTGGTGGGCGAGGAGATCGCGCGGGCGGCCGAATATGCGGCCCGGGAGGACACCCCCCTCGTGCTCGTCGCGGCGAGCGGCGGCGCCCGGATGCAGGAGAGTGCGCTTTCGCTGATGCAGATGGCGAAGACGACCGTGGCGCTGGAGGAACTCACCGCGCGCGGCCTGCCGTACGTCACCATCCTGACCGATCCGACGACCGGGGGCGTGACGGCCAGCTTCGCCACCATCGCGGACGTGATCATGGCCGAGCCCGGAGCGCTGATCGGCTTCGCAGGCCCGCGCGTGATTCAGCAGACCATCCGCCAGCACCTCCCCGAGGGGTTCCAGCGCGCCGAATTCCTGCTGGAGCACGGCATGGTGGACGATGTGGTGGACCGCCGGGAGCACCGCGCGTACCTCACCCGGCTGCTCGGCGTGCTGACCCGGCGGGAGGTGGGCGCTTGA
- a CDS encoding phosphotransferase family protein — translation MPSSSLSDVWRACFPHGPHPDVAPAGEGDYCRAFLVDHTWLFLFARHSLASECLDRVARVLPLLAEDSPLSIPAVEYHGHLAGLAYVGYRCLPGTELTAGQFEGLPPDARRSLVMALAAFFGHLHAFDPARAAGLGVPVREYPFAMREAELLQGPPEELYRRDLEALAAWPGEHAALLSRLKDALARHLEAIVKSAQPLVLLHGEVSGDHVLHDSRTGRVTGIIDWNGMVVGRPARDFLYLYEQYGREFVTDLLREYGRLPLEDTLRELHFLHVWHTLLRLLWAAEHGDPARGEGLRRRLHALLETSPEA, via the coding sequence GTGCCGTCCTCTTCCCTCTCCGACGTGTGGCGGGCCTGCTTTCCGCATGGGCCGCACCCCGACGTGGCTCCGGCTGGAGAGGGCGACTATTGCCGGGCCTTTCTTGTCGATCACACCTGGCTCTTCCTGTTCGCCAGGCACTCCCTGGCCTCGGAGTGTCTGGACCGGGTGGCGCGCGTGCTGCCGCTGCTGGCGGAGGACAGCCCTCTATCCATCCCGGCGGTGGAGTACCACGGCCACCTCGCGGGCCTCGCCTACGTCGGCTACCGCTGCCTCCCCGGCACAGAACTCACGGCGGGGCAGTTCGAGGGTTTACCTCCCGACGCGCGTCGCAGTCTGGTTATGGCCCTGGCAGCGTTCTTCGGGCATCTGCACGCCTTCGACCCGGCCAGGGCCGCCGGGTTGGGCGTTCCGGTCCGCGAGTATCCCTTCGCCATGCGGGAGGCGGAATTGCTTCAGGGCCCGCCGGAGGAACTGTACCGGCGTGACCTGGAGGCGCTCGCCGCATGGCCCGGTGAGCACGCCGCCCTGCTCAGCCGCTTGAAAGACGCTCTGGCCCGTCACCTGGAGGCCATTGTTAAATCGGCCCAGCCCCTGGTCCTGCTCCACGGCGAGGTGTCGGGCGATCACGTCCTGCATGATTCGCGGACGGGGAGGGTCACGGGCATCATCGACTGGAACGGCATGGTGGTGGGGCGTCCGGCTCGGGACTTCCTGTACCTCTACGAGCAGTACGGGCGCGAGTTCGTGACGGACCTGCTGCGGGAGTACGGGCGGCTGCCCCTGGAGGACACCCTGCGGGAGCTGCACTTCCTGCACGTGTGGCACACCCTCCTGCGGCTGCTCTGGGCGGCCGAGCACGGCGACCCGGCAAGAGGGGAGGGGCTGCGGCGGCGATTGCACGCCCTGCTGGAAACTTCGCCGGAAGCCTGA
- a CDS encoding thymidine phosphorylase → MTSAFNIPDLIRKKRDGAEHSRAELEGLVLGYTRGEVPDYQISAWLMAVYLRGMTPRETADLTLVMAGSGDELNLGDLPRTVDKHSTGGVGDKTSLILTPMLAALGLTVAKMSGRGLAHTGGTIDKLESFPGWTPELPEERFLAQARGIGLALVGQSKDLAPADGKLYALRDVTATVDCLPLIASSIMSKKLASGAHTVVLDVKVGAGAFMRTLEDGRALARAMVDIGTRASRLVRAVLTDMDAPLGRMAGNSLEVQEAIATLRGEGPEDLTELCVALAVEALAAYGEDEAQAETRARATLRDSSALERFRAFIVAQGGEGTLVDHPERLDVAPGRAEVVAPASGFVERIDALSVGRAVLVLGGGRERKGEAIDHGVGVELLKKPGEAVAAGEAVLRLYHRDGRGLETARALLEEGLSVTARAPEAQPLILDRVN, encoded by the coding sequence ATGACCTCTGCCTTCAACATTCCCGACCTCATCCGCAAGAAGCGCGACGGTGCCGAGCATTCCCGGGCCGAACTCGAAGGGCTCGTGCTGGGCTACACGCGCGGCGAGGTACCCGACTACCAGATCAGCGCGTGGCTGATGGCGGTGTACCTGCGCGGCATGACCCCTCGGGAGACCGCTGACCTGACGCTGGTGATGGCCGGGTCGGGCGACGAGCTGAACCTGGGGGACCTGCCCCGCACGGTGGACAAACACTCGACCGGCGGCGTGGGGGACAAGACCAGCCTGATCCTGACGCCCATGCTGGCCGCTCTCGGCCTGACGGTCGCCAAGATGAGCGGGCGCGGCCTGGCGCACACGGGCGGCACCATCGACAAGCTGGAAAGCTTTCCCGGCTGGACCCCCGAACTGCCCGAGGAACGCTTTCTGGCGCAGGCCCGCGGGATCGGGCTCGCGCTTGTGGGGCAGTCGAAGGACCTCGCGCCCGCCGACGGCAAGCTGTACGCCCTGCGCGACGTGACCGCCACGGTGGACTGCCTGCCGCTGATCGCCTCCTCGATCATGAGCAAGAAGCTCGCGTCGGGCGCTCATACGGTCGTCCTCGACGTGAAGGTGGGGGCGGGGGCCTTTATGCGGACGCTGGAGGATGGGCGGGCACTGGCGCGGGCGATGGTGGACATCGGCACGCGGGCGTCTCGACTGGTGCGCGCCGTCCTCACGGATATGGACGCGCCCCTAGGCCGGATGGCCGGAAACAGCCTGGAGGTGCAGGAGGCCATCGCCACCCTGCGCGGCGAGGGGCCGGAGGACCTGACCGAGCTGTGCGTGGCCCTCGCGGTGGAGGCCCTGGCCGCCTACGGTGAGGACGAGGCCCAGGCGGAGACCCGCGCCCGCGCGACGTTGCGGGACAGCTCGGCGCTGGAGCGGTTCCGCGCCTTCATCGTCGCCCAGGGGGGAGAGGGGACGCTGGTGGACCACCCCGAGCGGCTGGACGTGGCGCCTGGACGGGCGGAGGTCGTGGCCCCGGCTTCCGGCTTCGTGGAGCGCATCGACGCCCTCTCGGTGGGCCGGGCCGTCCTGGTGCTGGGCGGCGGGCGCGAGCGCAAGGGCGAGGCCATCGACCACGGGGTCGGGGTGGAACTGCTGAAAAAACCCGGCGAGGCGGTAGCGGCGGGGGAGGCCGTGCTGCGCCTCTACCACCGGGACGGGCGGGGGCTGGAGACGGCCCGGGCCTTGCTGGAGGAGGGGTTGAGTGTGACGGCGAGGGCTCCCGAGGCCCAGCCGCTCATCCTCGACCGGGTGAACTGA
- a CDS encoding (4Fe-4S)-binding protein, protein MTQTTPPEDIPARGKAYTGQGVTVYYDMPRCVHVANCVRGLPEVFRPRGRPWIQAGNAAAERIAQVVRTCPTGALHYVLEGGPPEAPDRPTTITPVADGPLAIRGDLVIQTPGGEVREVRAALCRCGGSGNRPFCDGTHAKIGWRSGGEAPASQRGDDHPEPGQRADGARESDEK, encoded by the coding sequence ATGACGCAGACGACCCCCCCGGAGGACATTCCAGCCCGCGGCAAGGCCTACACGGGCCAGGGCGTGACCGTGTACTACGACATGCCCCGCTGTGTCCATGTCGCCAACTGCGTGAGGGGGCTGCCGGAGGTGTTCCGCCCCCGCGGGCGTCCCTGGATTCAGGCGGGCAACGCGGCGGCGGAGCGCATCGCGCAGGTCGTCCGCACCTGCCCGACCGGCGCGCTGCATTACGTGCTGGAGGGCGGTCCCCCCGAGGCGCCCGACCGGCCCACCACGATCACCCCGGTGGCCGACGGCCCGCTGGCAATTCGCGGTGACCTCGTGATCCAGACGCCGGGCGGGGAGGTGCGTGAAGTGCGGGCGGCGCTCTGCCGCTGTGGGGGGAGCGGCAACAGGCCCTTCTGTGACGGCACGCACGCGAAGATCGGCTGGAGGAGTGGGGGAGAAGCCCCGGCCAGCCAGCGGGGCGACGACCATCCCGAGCCGGGGCAGCGGGCCGACGGGGCTCGGGAGTCGGATGAGAAATAG
- a CDS encoding DinB family protein yields the protein MTQTTTVMSTFLTPADFLTYWLSHRHLTRRVIEAFPEDQLFTFTAAPPMRPFAEMAWEIHGVTAYTLNGLVTGDWGEPVWDAQPAQTREALLAAWDELSRRIEAELPGVSPTRYAEEQPLAWGPMTGWFAAIGVVDNEIHHRGQGYVYLRALGITPPDFWAR from the coding sequence ATGACCCAGACGACCACTGTCATGTCCACGTTCCTCACTCCTGCCGACTTCCTGACGTACTGGCTGAGCCACCGCCACCTGACGCGCCGGGTGATCGAGGCGTTCCCGGAGGACCAGCTCTTCACCTTCACCGCCGCGCCGCCCATGCGCCCCTTCGCGGAGATGGCGTGGGAGATTCACGGCGTCACGGCGTACACACTAAACGGGCTGGTGACGGGCGACTGGGGAGAGCCCGTCTGGGACGCGCAGCCCGCCCAGACCCGGGAGGCGCTGCTGGCCGCCTGGGACGAGCTGAGCCGCCGCATCGAGGCCGAGCTGCCGGGCGTGTCCCCCACCCGCTACGCGGAGGAACAGCCGCTCGCCTGGGGTCCGATGACGGGCTGGTTCGCCGCCATCGGGGTGGTGGACAACGAGATTCACCACCGGGGGCAGGGCTACGTGTACCTGCGGGCGCTGGGGATCACTCCGCCGGACTTCTGGGCGCGGTGA
- a CDS encoding DinB family protein, translated as MPYAALPDLTLEAFRRNGRVNAAVLEALTDADLDLSDGRGGWTVGQHLGHMAHFRLDWLSNISPAHAEGLPVTIARDGESFRLHLRDPAELSRAFAIGDDAALGAVQDAITSGQPFADPWNEGTYPSHPAHFLQHIVVHDSHHRGQVMALLRLGGRPKEELDGLEEHWAIWRA; from the coding sequence ATGCCCTATGCCGCCCTGCCCGACCTGACCCTCGAAGCCTTCCGCCGCAACGGGCGCGTGAACGCCGCTGTGCTGGAGGCCCTGACGGATGCTGACCTCGATCTTTCGGACGGGCGGGGCGGGTGGACAGTCGGGCAGCACCTGGGGCATATGGCACATTTCCGCCTGGACTGGCTGTCCAACATCTCGCCCGCCCATGCCGAGGGCCTGCCGGTCACCATCGCGCGCGATGGCGAGAGCTTTCGCCTGCACCTCCGTGACCCCGCCGAACTGAGCCGCGCCTTTGCCATCGGGGACGATGCGGCGCTGGGGGCTGTTCAGGACGCCATCACCTCGGGCCAGCCCTTCGCCGATCCCTGGAACGAGGGGACGTACCCGTCGCATCCAGCACATTTTCTCCAACACATCGTCGTCCACGACAGCCACCACCGGGGTCAAGTCATGGCCCTGCTGCGCCTGGGCGGACGCCCGAAAGAGGAGTTGGACGGCCTGGAGGAACACTGGGCGATCTGGCGGGCGTAA
- a CDS encoding DinB family protein, which produces MNLHDDHPILLLQHLIWHEGYHHGQIKLALKLRGHPIPDEDAGPGTWGVWMRKEL; this is translated from the coding sequence ATGAACCTTCATGACGATCACCCAATTCTGCTGCTTCAACACCTGATCTGGCACGAGGGCTACCACCACGGCCAGATCAAACTGGCTCTCAAGCTCAGGGGCCACCCCATTCCGGATGAGGACGCCGGGCCGGGGACATGGGGCGTCTGGATGCGTAAGGAACTCTGA
- a CDS encoding DinB family protein, with amino-acid sequence MNIPETYDYLARARRDLWATLEAVPDHVLSKPLLSGDRFRCIKDLVWHTAEVEDGWLHGDIQRVPPVQDRLPEVQDLRGRPFYDDVPLASILDYWRAVEESTRAYLTGLDEAELGRVVTVEDWPPEHQRFTLDGLLWHVLMHEVRHTAQIAVLLRTQEIKPPSLDLLFYLPSVPSTRSG; translated from the coding sequence ATGAACATCCCCGAAACCTATGACTACCTCGCCCGAGCCCGCCGGGACCTGTGGGCGACGCTGGAAGCCGTCCCGGATCACGTGCTGTCCAAGCCGCTACTGAGTGGCGACCGCTTCCGCTGCATCAAGGACCTGGTGTGGCACACAGCGGAGGTTGAGGACGGCTGGTTACACGGCGACATCCAGCGCGTGCCCCCGGTGCAGGATCGCCTGCCCGAAGTGCAGGACCTTCGGGGCCGTCCCTTCTACGACGATGTGCCGCTGGCCTCCATCCTGGACTATTGGCGGGCGGTCGAGGAAAGCACGCGGGCCTACCTCACCGGACTCGACGAAGCCGAGCTGGGGCGCGTGGTGACCGTCGAGGACTGGCCGCCGGAGCACCAGCGCTTCACATTGGACGGCTTGCTGTGGCACGTCCTGATGCACGAGGTCCGGCACACCGCGCAGATCGCCGTGCTGTTGCGGACGCAGGAGATCAAGCCACCTTCCCTCGACTTGCTGTTCTACCTACCGTCCGTCCCATCAACCCGCAGCGGTTGA
- the ftsH gene encoding ATP-dependent zinc metalloprotease FtsH produces the protein MRRLNPWLIVLFVLALFLMFSQAPMSGRASVNYNVFKNLLEQGKIEQVVVQENVARVTLKEPTAVAVNGSAQPREVPNFTVRLPSNQATPDSGLINQLEAQGVNYRFEQASQWLGILLNFLPIILLFGMMYFFFMRAQGGQNGVMQFGQSRAKKYGKENRVQTKFTDVAGHEEAKRELIEVVDFLKNPGKYHQIGAEIPKGVLLVGPPGTGKTLLARAIAGEADVPFFSVSASEFMEMFVGVGASRVRTLFEDARKSAPAIMFIDEIDSIGRKRGAGIGGGHDEREQTLNQILSEMDGFDKTSSVIVLGATNRPDVLDPALLRPGRFDRQVTIDLPNLKEREAILKVHLRNKPLATGVDVPEVAKSTPYFSGADLKNVTNEAALEAARLGKTQIDMSDFYRALDKITLGLENSSLTISPDEKKAIAYHEAGHAVTAAVIPGSDKLQKVSIIPRGRALGAAFYLPEEQVLMSKEKLENQLVVSLGGRAAEEVFMGSVTSGAADDFRKATNIARKMVLEWGMGENFKNMALTTDSGPVFLGEDMAKPKAFSEHTSQLVDEDVKRILGRAYERAKSLVSEYAAAMHEVADALLTQELITGDVVRDAVARVSGQGQPTPQPTA, from the coding sequence TTGAGGCGGCTCAATCCCTGGCTGATCGTCCTGTTCGTTCTGGCGCTGTTCCTGATGTTCTCTCAGGCACCCATGAGCGGGCGGGCCAGTGTCAATTACAACGTGTTCAAGAACCTGCTCGAACAGGGCAAGATCGAGCAGGTCGTCGTACAGGAAAACGTGGCGCGTGTCACGTTAAAGGAGCCCACCGCCGTAGCCGTGAATGGCTCGGCCCAGCCCCGCGAGGTGCCGAATTTCACCGTCCGGCTGCCCAGCAACCAGGCCACGCCCGACAGCGGGCTGATCAACCAGCTTGAGGCGCAGGGCGTCAACTACCGCTTCGAGCAGGCGAGTCAGTGGCTGGGCATCCTGCTGAACTTCCTGCCCATCATCCTGCTGTTCGGCATGATGTACTTCTTCTTCATGCGCGCCCAGGGCGGCCAGAACGGCGTGATGCAGTTCGGACAGTCCCGCGCCAAGAAGTACGGCAAGGAAAACCGCGTCCAGACCAAGTTCACCGACGTGGCCGGGCACGAGGAGGCCAAGCGCGAACTCATCGAGGTCGTCGACTTCCTGAAAAACCCCGGCAAGTACCACCAGATCGGCGCCGAGATTCCCAAGGGTGTGCTGCTCGTGGGCCCTCCCGGCACCGGTAAGACGCTCCTCGCGCGGGCCATCGCGGGCGAGGCGGATGTGCCCTTCTTCAGCGTCAGCGCGTCCGAGTTCATGGAGATGTTCGTGGGCGTCGGTGCCAGCCGCGTGCGGACCCTCTTCGAGGACGCCCGCAAGAGCGCGCCCGCCATCATGTTCATCGACGAGATCGACTCCATCGGCCGCAAGCGTGGAGCGGGCATCGGCGGCGGGCACGACGAGCGCGAGCAGACGCTGAACCAGATCCTCTCGGAGATGGACGGTTTCGACAAGACGAGCAGCGTGATCGTGCTGGGCGCGACGAACCGCCCGGACGTGCTCGACCCGGCGCTGCTGCGCCCCGGCCGCTTCGACCGTCAGGTGACCATCGACCTGCCTAACCTCAAGGAGCGCGAGGCGATCCTGAAGGTCCACCTGCGGAACAAGCCGCTGGCGACCGGCGTGGACGTGCCGGAGGTCGCCAAGAGCACTCCGTACTTCTCGGGCGCCGACCTCAAGAACGTAACGAACGAGGCCGCGCTGGAGGCCGCAAGGCTCGGCAAGACCCAGATCGACATGAGCGACTTCTACCGGGCGCTCGACAAGATCACGCTCGGCCTGGAGAATTCCTCGCTGACGATCAGCCCCGACGAGAAAAAGGCCATCGCCTACCACGAGGCGGGGCACGCCGTCACCGCCGCGGTCATCCCCGGCAGCGACAAGCTCCAGAAGGTCTCCATCATCCCGCGTGGCCGCGCGCTCGGCGCCGCCTTCTACCTGCCGGAGGAGCAGGTCCTCATGAGCAAGGAGAAGTTGGAAAACCAGCTCGTCGTCTCGCTGGGGGGCCGCGCCGCCGAGGAAGTGTTCATGGGCAGCGTGACGAGCGGTGCCGCCGACGACTTCCGCAAGGCGACGAACATCGCCCGCAAGATGGTGCTGGAGTGGGGCATGGGCGAGAACTTCAAGAACATGGCGCTCACCACCGATTCCGGCCCGGTCTTCCTGGGTGAGGACATGGCGAAGCCCAAGGCCTTCAGCGAGCACACCTCGCAACTCGTGGACGAGGACGTCAAGCGCATCTTGGGCCGCGCCTACGAGCGGGCCAAGAGCCTGGTGAGCGAGTACGCCGCCGCCATGCACGAGGTCGCCGACGCGCTGCTGACCCAGGAACTGATCACGGGCGATGTGGTGCGTGATGCCGTGGCCCGGGTAAGCGGGCAGGGACAGCCCACGCCGCAGCCCACCGCGTAA